The segment TTAAGTTATCACAAAATTATcacactatatatttttctaagtaattaaagtataattttttatattttataagattaaatgaGCTTATTCTAATACGCGAtcaacataaaatgaaaatcgttttcatttttatcattaatttttttacaattgctCATACAACTATAGTACCAAAccactttaatatatcaaagtagGATGAAAGTTAATGATATCGAGAGCACTCATTCgtcaagaaaaattaaataaaaatgccaGCCCATTTATCATCTACGCCTCCATACAAGATCCTATAAAACATGAGGtagcaaataaataatcaagCAGTTTTAAATCAGAAGAACTAAACATGCatacaaaatcattattatcCTGCATTGCACTCTGCTTTGCGTTAGCCAATGCTGCACCACAATTCTACTATAATCCAATCCCTCCTCCAGCACCTGCTCCAGCACCCCCTCCTCTACCAGCACCTGCTCCAGTCTATGGCCCATACCCACCCCTCCACCACCACCTCCTCCTCCCCCACCACCAGCACCTGCATATAGCCCCTATGGACCCCCTTCACCACCAACTCCTCCTCCAGCTCCACCAGCAAACTATGCCTACGCTTACTCCGTATTAGATGCTGAATCTGGTGTAGATATATCTGCTGATGAACAAGCTGATAATGGTGCTGTTTCTGGATCCTACAAGGTGGCTCTTCCCGATGGTCGTATCAAGACTGTTACATACACCGTTGAAGGAGACAGTGGATTCGTTGCTGATGTTCAGTACGAAGCTGCTCCTGCTTCTTTAGCTCCAGGTCTCGCTCCAGCCCCAGCACCATATCCCACTTATGTACCTTACTCGTTATAAATCCCTATTATTTAGAggcttaaataatatttatttgttattgataatacccttttattaaattataatagtgTACTTTTCTAAGCAGAAACATTATGTAACAATGATAATATGTTATTAGTTTATTAAGTTTGTGAAAATTTTGATGACGTATACATAAACGActacattttgttttaattatttttgtttattatttttaattgctatTGCAagcaaaataaatcttttttttcaacattttctttCACTAAAAACaagatccaattttttttttaagatatctttataaatatatagaaaataaatattaatttataaatctgtAGTCATGAAGCT is part of the Lepeophtheirus salmonis chromosome 14, UVic_Lsal_1.4, whole genome shotgun sequence genome and harbors:
- the LOC121129454 gene encoding cuticle protein 19.8-like, which encodes SNPSSSTCSSTPSSTSTCSSLWPIPTPPPPPPPPPPPAPAYSPYGPPSPPTPPPAPPANYAYAYSVLDAESGVDISADEQADNGAVSGSYKVALPDGRIKTVTYTVEGDSGFVADVQYEAAPASLAPGLAPAPAPYPTYVPYSL